The following coding sequences are from one Culex quinquefasciatus strain JHB chromosome 1, VPISU_Cqui_1.0_pri_paternal, whole genome shotgun sequence window:
- the LOC6047713 gene encoding tetratricopeptide repeat protein 17 yields the protein MLSSRLLPLLLLVSASICYHNTEASTHWLLNTNGQIIPQLTSPFYLRRSYDLIAFLNQNVYKQKIDLIIAELLQIKSNLTAKMNNLDAYTNELTNKIGCIPNFYLDESDILSTIINMNYINRITVPDKTSTTTVSASVGNSRAVASKGKNPSPKCADYLKLDFSVASFDHLDGLHNRTQLKMAPEDMFKSLEYYIPSVKSPQALADDLRKHPTSWKYHTIASYYWRKKGNAREAIECARRAVVLAPRKHKDIPLLSMGTILQRSQYLNDSLVVLRAAVDHEPSEPENQMALGNTYMLLSEFNRSFEAYKAAESLDSVYSEHNDYIKKSINCFKDLKINLLTMERLLQDIIPGLERYGSLQKEFDEYHEKLDREQAPLKTRVFDEAYSKQVDFLIQRSQICTTRMTKEKSEPILSCDFISDVQMLMEDFAVEILNNYVDLKKELINTYKINSLGIYKKIFVEHF from the exons ATGCTGTCGTCCAGGTTGctgccactgctgctgctggtgtccGCCAGCATCTGCTACCACAACACCGAGGCCAGTACGCACTGGTTGCTGAACACCAATGGCCAAATCATACCGCAG CTCACCTCGCCCTTCTACCTGCGCCGCTCGTACGATCTGATCGCGTTCCTCAACCAGAATGTGTACAAGCAGAAAATAGATCTGATCATCGCGGAGCTGCTGCAAATCAAATCGAATCTCACCGCCAAGATGAACAACTTGGACGCGTACACGAACGAGCTGACCAACAAGATCGGCTGCATTCCGAACTTTTACCTGGACGAGTCGGACATCCTGAGCACGATCATCAACATGAACTACATCAACCGGATCACGGTGCCGGACAagacgtcgacgacgacggtgtCCGCCAGCGTAGGAAACTCCCGTGCCGTGGCGTCCAAGGGCAAGAACCCGTCGCCCAAGTGCGCCGACTACCTGAAACTGGACTTTAGCGTGGCCAGCTTCGACCATCTGGACGGACTGCACAACCGAACCCAGCTCAAGATGGCCCCGGAAGACATGTTCAAGTCGCTCGAGTACTACATCCCCTCCGTCAAATCCCCCCAAGCCCTCGCCGACGATCTGCGCAAGCATCCGACCTCCTGGAAGTACCACACGATAGCGTCCTACTACTGGCGCAAAAAGGGCAACGCCCGCGAAGCGATCGAGTGTGCCCGCCGGGCGGTCGTCCTCGCGCCCCGCAAACACAAGGACATCCCGCTGCTCAGCATGGGCACCATTCTGCAGCGATCCCAGTACCTGAACGACTCGCTCGTGGTTCTGCGGGCCGCCGTTGACCACGAGCCGAGCGAGCCCGAGAACCAGATGGCCCTCGGCAACACGTACATGCTGCTGTCCGAGTTTAACCGGTCCTTCGAGGCGTACAAGGCGGCCGAAAGTTTGGACTCGGTCTACTCGGAGCACAACGACTACATCAAGAAGTCGATCAACTGCTTCAAGGATCTCAAGATCAACCTGCTGACGATGGAGAG ACTTCTCCAGGACATCATTCCGGGCCTGGAACGGTACGGTTCGCTTCAGAAGGAGTTTGACGAGTACCACGAAAAGCTCGACCGGGAGCAG GCTCCCCTCAAAACTCGCGTGTTCGACGAGGCGTACAGCAAGCAGGTGGACTTTCTGATCCAGCGCAGCCAAATCTGTACGACGCGCATGACCAAGGAGAAGAGCGAACCGATCCTGTCCTGCGACTTTATCTCCGACGTCCAGATGCTGATGGAGGACTTTGCCGTGGAGATACTCAACAATTACGTCGACCTGAAGAAGGAGCTGATCAACACGTACAAAATAAATTCGCTCGGAATTTACAAGAAGATCTTCGTGGAGCATTTCTGA